The following proteins come from a genomic window of Zerene cesonia ecotype Mississippi unplaced genomic scaffold, Zerene_cesonia_1.1 Zces_u007, whole genome shotgun sequence:
- the LOC119839016 gene encoding poly [ADP-ribose] polymerase tankyrase, which produces MSSRRSMLGSALDSLPAPTDPLRELFEACKTGDASRVKKLVNSQTVNARDTAGRKSTPLHFAAGYGRREVVEILIAGGAALQARDEGGLQPLHNACSFGHADVVRALLAAGAPPAARDNWGYTPLHEASAKGKIDVCIALLQHGADPNIRNTEGKTPLDLADPATRPVLTGEYCAADVLEAARSGADERLACLLTPLNVNVHASDGRRSTALHLAAGYNRARAVRMLLQRGADVHAKDKGGLVPLHNACSYGHYEVTELLVRAGADVNATDLWAFTPLHEAASKARLEVCSLLLSEGADPTLLNCHGKSALDVAPSRELXXXIPVEYRGHCLLEACRLAEPARVKKHLSTLNQAQDMTPMHSGQPAAASIPNERITELVNFQHLGTGDRPLHCAAASVYPKRKQVMEILIRKGARVNEKNNAGQTPLHVATEHSHLDAMDLLLRHGAKVNACDGRGESALSRAARRDSAAACRLLLACGADTIDAPAHDACSSAAAVRLLEAARTGDVEAARALLDARPRLVNCRDLDGRHSTPLHFAAGYNRLPLAQLLLQRGADVHAKDKGGLVPLHNACSYGHYEVTELLVAAGAGVNAADLWRFTPLHEAAAKGXQDLIHCLIEQHGADPTRRNRDGLTPLQLVRAGDSDTADALRGDAALLDAAKRGDLARARKLITPQNVNCRDAHGRNSTPLHLAAGYNNLEVAEALLEAGAAVSARDKGGLVPLHNAASYGHLELAALLLRAGTPPNAADRWGFTPLHEAAHKARTQLCALLLAHGADPFLKNQEGQTAAELAGAEDVRSLLADAMTGAAEGGAPAPAPPALLPLPPPRLPVLLPSGDTVPLPLPVMASNYWSEGSRGSLEDAAGRPASALSTSESLHTFLTSIGLEQLAPVLEREQITVDILSEMSHEDLRAVGVAAYGHRHRLLKAVRHSLQSHNEWYGGTTLVDVTPSSECSAADSEYCIVEREMQASVRAHRDNAGGHFTRYHVVRIQKIVNGRLWERYVRRRGEVCEESGGAAAERLLFHGSPFINAIVQKGFDERHAYIGGMFGAGIYFAEHSSKSNQYVYGFGGGSGCVAHKDRSCYLCHRQMLLCRVTLGRAFQLSSAYPEYLITYQIVCEEDTVGDV; this is translated from the exons atgtCTAGCCGCCGTTCTATGCTCGGGTCGGCTTTGGATTCTCTGCCGGCCCCAACGGATCCTCTACGCGAATTATTCGAGGCTTGCAAAACTGGCGACGCGAGTCGTGTAAAAAAGTTAGTTAATTCGCAAACTGTGAATGCAAGGGACACCGCTGGCCGTAAATCAACACCCCTACACTTCGCTGCGG GGTATGGCCGTCGAGAAGTCGTAGAAATCCTCATCGCCGGAGGTGCGGCGTTACAAGCGCGAGACGAAGGAGGCCTGCAGCCCTTGCACAATGCCTGCTCCTTTGGTCACGCGGATGTGGTCAGAGCGCTGCTCGCGGCCGGGGCTCCGCCGGCGGCTAGAGACAACTGGGGATATACACCGCTGCACGAAGCCTCAGCTAAGGGAAAAATCGATGTATGCATTG CACTTCTACAGCATGGAGCCGATCCGAACATACGAAACACGGAGGGCAAGACGCCGCTCGACCTAGCCGATCCCGCTACCAGGCCTGTGTTGACAG GCGAGTACTGCGCAGCGGACGTGCTGGAGGCGGCGCGGTCGGGCGCGGACGAGCGGCTCGCGTGCCTGCTGACGCCGCTGAACGTGAACGTGCACGCGAGCGACGGCCGCCGCTCCACCGCGCTGCACCTCGCCGCCGGCTACAACCGCGCGCGGGCCGTGCGCATGCTGCTGCAGCGCGGCGCCGACGTGCACGCCAAGGACAAGGG CGGTCTGGTGCCGCTCCACAACGCGTGCTCGTACGGGCACTACGAGGTGACGGAGCTGCTGGTGCGCGCGGGCGCCGACGTGAACGCGACCGACCTGTGGGCGTTCACGCCGCTGCACGAGGCCGCCAGCAAGGCGCGCCTGGAG GTTTGCTCGCTGTTACTAAGCGAAGGAGCTGATCCCACACTGCTGAACTGTCACGGCAAGTCGGCCCTCGATGTGGCACCGTCAAGAGAACTCANNNNNN gtattccaGTTGAATACAGAGGGCATTGCCTGCTCGAAGCGTGTCGTTTGGCCGAGCCGGCCAGAGTGAAGAAGCATCTGTCTACACTCAACCAAGCACAG GATATGACGCCGATGCATAGCGGGCAGCCGGCAGCCGCTTCGATTCCCAACGAGAGGATAACTGAACTGGTTAACTTCCAGCACTTGGGCACCGGCGACAGGCCGCTGCATTGCGCCGCCGCGAGCGTGTATCCGAAACGGAAGCAG GTTATGGAGATTCTGATACGCAAAGGCGCCCGAGTGAATGAGAAAAACAACGCGGGACAGACGCCGCTGCACGTGGCCACCGAGCATTCGCACCTCGACGCCATGGACCTGCTTCTGCGGCATG GTGCGAAAGTGAACGCGTGCGACGGGCGCGGCGAGAGCGCGCTGTCGCGGGCCGCGCGCCGCGACTCGGCCGCCGCGTGCCGCCTGCTGCTCGCCTGCGGGGCCGACACCATCGATGCGCCTGCGCATG ACGCGTGCTCCAGCGCCGCCGCGGTGCGCCTGCTGGAGGCGGCGCGCACGGGCGACGTGGAGGCCGCGAGGGCGCTGCTGGACGCGCGGCCGAGGCTCGTCAACTGCAGAGATCTGGACGGGAGGCACTCGACGCCGCTGCACTTTGCCGCTGG TTACAATAGACTCCCTCTCGCTCAGCTTCTCTTGCAGAGGGGTGCCGACGTTCACGCGAAAGACAAGGG GGGTCTGGTGCCGCTGCACAACGCGTGCTCGTACGGGCACTACGAGGTGACGGAGCTGCTGGTTGCGGCCGGCGCGGGCGTCAACGCGGCGGACCTGTGGCGGTTCACGCCGCTGCACGAGGCCGCCGCCAAGGGNN gacaAGATTTAATACATTGCCTAATCGAACAGCACGGCGCGGATCCGACGCGGCGCAACCGCGACGGTCTAACGCCGCTGCAATTGGTCCGCGCGGGCGACAGCGACACGGCGGACGCGCTGCGGGGGGACGCCGCCCTGCTGGACGCGGCCAAGCGGGGGGACCTGGCGCGGGCTAG GAAACTTATCACACCGCAAAATGTCAATTGTCGAGACGCACACGGAAGGAACTCGACGCCGCTGCACTTAGCAG CCGGCTACAACAACCTGGAGGTAGCGGAGGCGCTGCTGGAGGCCGGCGCGGCGGTGTCGGCGCGGGACAAGGGCGGGCTGGTGCCGCTGCACAACGCCGCCTCCTACGGGCACCTCGAGCTGGCCGCGCTGCTGCTGCGCGCCGGCACCCCGCCCAACGCGGCCGACCGCTGGGGCTTCACCCCGCTGCACGAGGCGGCGCACAAGGCGCGCACCCAGCTGTGCGCGCTGCTG CTGGCGCACGGCGCGGACCCGTTCCTGAAGAACCAGGAGGGGCAGACGGCGGCCGAGCTGGCGGGGGCGGAGGACGTGCGCTCGCTGCTGGCGGACGCGATGACGGGCGCGGCGGAGGGCGGAGCGCCCGCGCCGGCGCCGCCCGCGCTGCTGCCGCTGCCGCCGCCGCGCCTGCCCGTGCTGCTGCCCAGCGGGGACACCGTGCCGCTGCCGCTGCCG GTAATGGCCAGCAACTACTGGTCGGAAGGGTCCCGCGGCAGTCTGGAAGACGCTGCCGGTAGACCAGCATCAGCTCTCTCCACCTCGGAGTCGCTGCACACCTTCCTAACCAG CATCGGCCTGGAGCAGCTGGCGCCAGTGCTGGAGCGGGAACAGATCACAGTGGACATACTATCGGAGATGTCGCACGAGGACCTGCGCGCGGTGGGCGTGGCCGCGTACGGCCATCGGCACAGGTTGTTGAAAGCGGTCAGGCATAGCTTGCAGTCGCACAACG AGTGGTACGGCGGCACAACACTAGTGGACGTGACGCCGTCCAGCGAGTGCTCCGCGGCGGACAGCGAGTACTGCATAGTGGAGCGAGAGATGCAGGCCTCCGTGCGGGCGCACCGGGACAACGCCGGGGGGCACTTCACCAGATACCACGTCGTGAGG ATCCAGAAGATAGTGAACGGGCGGCTGTGGGAGCGCTAcgtgcggcggcgcggcgaGGTGTGCGAGGAgagcggcggcgcggcggccgAGCGGCTGCTGTTCCACGGCTCGCCCTTCATCAACGCCATCGTGCAGAAGGGCTTCGACGAGCGCCACGCGTACATAG GCGGCATGTTCGGCGCGGGCATCTACTTCGCGGAGCACTCGTCCAAGAGCAACCAGTACGTGTACGGGTTCGGCGGCGGCTCCGGCTGCGTCGCGCACAAGGACCGCAGCTGCTATCTGTGCCACAG ACAAATGCTGCTCTGCCGCGTGACGCTGGGCCGCGCGTTCCAGCTGTCGAGC GCCTACCCCGAATACCTGATCACCTATCAGATTGTCTGCGAGGAGGATACAGTTGGTGACGTTTAG